A portion of the Flavobacterium limnophilum genome contains these proteins:
- a CDS encoding gliding motility-associated C-terminal domain-containing protein, which translates to MDRKYYVLNIFFLLLFLIPTKNLGQCAGNDADFEVCNIPDPGSQSIALYPLLGVTATPGGIWTDDYLSGGLNVATGILNVQKILRSGVYKYTYTVSGVSGCADTSSTITVIVGGYSGVTGPNASVCSDDRAFNLFQVFNGSNLSPQSNGSWYNDTLGIPVSSVIDAATLELGKTYQFTYSIPAIGSCPAVSSTAFVSVFRAAQPGIPSRLLLCDSDDLSVYSNLDLNSQLGGEDAGGTWTDNNGTGQITFLDDHFIDVKKINDTYGAGLYTFTYTVLPNNPICDKKSATVRIKIEKRLDFTGATLVVNSDICESEIPTATYSAVLKKGPAVIPNGLYYVTYNVSGSAGETKTELLTFNNGVLNFSVASKYFKQVGDFTVEILDITAFESEGACHNIINNLYDVLHVYPIPVLDGAKLTINPVCQNNSALVQISDAALLADGTYDIVYNLTVSNIATAQTVRITVVGGVSSFTISSNFIVNDGNTVVTISKITNAITKCTNTANSSGTMLVNPLPDATNLKIVVDDNCLNKPFSVALSGLGTLTNSTIGYTLSGANVATQTVSLVVSGGNANFIIPSNLLTQTGSTNIAITNLLNDDTTCGIIISNLSDVFLINPIPNAPIATSIQKFCETDAATIANLTPIGPQYQWFDSATATTPLATSAVLVSGNYYVREKPLTNSCLSASTMVAVTINVLPEPTLNQDGQIFCGINQPKISDLSANTNVPASIVWYDAATNGNVLIGTTLLKDKITYYGFDFSTVTGCFSKNHLAVTVSLTDCTTSQYDFFIPDGFSPNGDGVNDYFTIPQIEFLYPDYTLEIYNRYGNIMFKGNKSKPNWDGKNAESAGFGDAMAPNGVYFYIVNFNKDNKSPQQGRLYLNR; encoded by the coding sequence ATGGATAGAAAATACTACGTTTTAAATATATTTTTTCTTCTTTTATTTTTAATTCCAACTAAAAATTTGGGGCAATGTGCTGGCAATGATGCTGATTTTGAGGTGTGTAATATTCCCGATCCCGGCAGCCAATCAATAGCATTGTATCCTTTGTTGGGAGTTACTGCAACCCCTGGCGGTATTTGGACAGATGATTATTTGTCGGGAGGATTGAATGTCGCAACTGGGATTTTAAACGTCCAGAAAATACTTAGAAGTGGAGTTTATAAATATACTTATACGGTTTCAGGCGTTTCAGGTTGTGCCGACACTTCGTCAACGATAACAGTTATAGTAGGTGGATATTCGGGTGTTACCGGGCCGAATGCATCTGTGTGTAGCGATGACCGTGCTTTTAATCTCTTTCAAGTTTTTAATGGCAGTAATTTAAGTCCACAATCCAATGGCAGTTGGTATAATGATACGCTGGGTATTCCTGTCTCCAGCGTGATTGATGCTGCAACCTTAGAATTGGGAAAAACATATCAATTTACTTATTCTATTCCAGCAATTGGATCTTGTCCAGCGGTTTCCTCAACAGCATTTGTTTCCGTTTTTAGAGCTGCACAACCTGGTATTCCTTCCAGATTGTTGTTATGCGACAGTGATGATTTGTCGGTATATTCCAATCTTGATTTGAATAGCCAACTTGGGGGCGAAGATGCAGGGGGAACTTGGACTGATAATAATGGGACTGGACAAATTACTTTTTTAGATGATCATTTTATTGATGTTAAAAAAATCAATGATACTTATGGTGCCGGATTATATACTTTTACCTATACCGTTTTGCCAAATAACCCTATTTGTGATAAAAAATCGGCTACCGTAAGAATTAAAATCGAGAAGAGACTTGATTTTACCGGTGCTACTTTGGTAGTGAATTCAGATATATGCGAGTCCGAAATTCCAACGGCAACTTATTCGGCTGTACTCAAAAAAGGACCGGCGGTTATTCCGAATGGGCTGTATTATGTGACTTATAATGTATCAGGATCAGCAGGAGAAACAAAAACGGAATTGTTGACTTTTAATAATGGCGTTTTAAATTTTTCGGTGGCTTCGAAATATTTTAAACAAGTTGGAGATTTTACCGTTGAGATTTTAGATATTACGGCTTTTGAAAGTGAAGGTGCTTGTCATAATATTATAAACAATTTGTATGATGTTTTGCACGTATATCCAATCCCTGTTTTAGATGGAGCAAAATTAACAATCAATCCAGTATGTCAAAACAATAGTGCTTTAGTCCAAATTTCAGATGCTGCTCTTTTAGCAGACGGTACTTATGACATCGTTTATAATTTGACAGTTTCTAACATTGCAACTGCCCAAACAGTCCGGATAACAGTGGTTGGAGGCGTTTCCAGTTTTACCATTTCGTCAAATTTTATTGTAAATGACGGAAATACGGTGGTTACCATTTCAAAAATAACGAATGCAATTACCAAATGTACCAATACGGCAAATAGTAGCGGAACAATGCTGGTAAATCCTTTGCCTGATGCCACAAATTTAAAAATTGTGGTAGACGATAATTGTTTGAATAAGCCGTTTTCGGTTGCGCTTTCAGGTTTGGGAACTTTGACAAATAGTACTATTGGCTACACTTTGTCGGGGGCTAATGTGGCAACGCAAACAGTCTCGTTAGTTGTTAGTGGCGGAAATGCAAACTTTATTATTCCTTCCAATTTACTGACGCAAACTGGTTCCACAAACATTGCCATAACAAATTTGTTAAACGATGACACGACTTGTGGTATCATAATTAGTAATTTGTCGGATGTTTTTTTAATAAATCCCATTCCAAATGCACCAATAGCAACAAGTATTCAAAAGTTTTGTGAAACTGATGCAGCCACAATTGCTAATTTAACTCCAATTGGCCCACAATATCAATGGTTTGATTCGGCAACAGCCACAACGCCTCTTGCCACTTCCGCCGTATTGGTTTCGGGAAATTATTATGTTCGGGAAAAACCGCTAACCAACTCGTGTCTTTCGGCATCGACAATGGTTGCCGTTACAATAAATGTTCTGCCAGAACCTACATTAAATCAAGATGGGCAAATTTTTTGTGGAATCAACCAGCCAAAGATTTCAGATTTATCAGCGAACACCAATGTTCCCGCTTCGATAGTTTGGTATGATGCAGCAACCAACGGAAACGTTTTGATCGGCACAACGTTGTTGAAGGATAAAATAACATATTATGGATTTGATTTCTCAACCGTCACTGGTTGTTTTTCGAAAAATCATCTTGCCGTAACCGTTTCGCTCACTGATTGTACGACTTCGCAATATGATTTCTTTATCCCTGACGGATTTTCTCCCAATGGAGATGGCGTGAATGACTATTTCACAATTCCACAAATTGAGTTTTTATACCCAGATTACACGCTTGAAATTTATAATAGATACGGAAACATAATGTTTAAAGGCAACAAAAGCAAACCCAATTGGGACGGAAAAAATGCTGAATCAGCTGGTTTTGGTGATGCAATGGCGCCAAACGGAGTCTATTTTTATATTGTCAATTTCAATAAAGACAATAAGTCGCCTCAACAAGGTCGTCTTTATTTGAATCGATAA
- a CDS encoding PorP/SprF family type IX secretion system membrane protein: MKKIIFLLSFFCCFIDVSAQQDPEYTHYMYNMSVVNPAYALGTAAMLNTGALYRTQWVGAVGSPKTFTFFGHTALSNKIEVGLSLISDDIGDGAKKENNFYADFAYILELGGKNKLSFGMKAGFTSLQANFNGFRFESGDVTTDLAFSENINTTKPNIGVGAYYFADKYYVGLSVPNLINSKHIEEKAGISTYGSEEIHAFLTAGYVFQINDSFKLKPAFMSKFVKGSPVSFDVSANVLYNNKFELGIAYRLDDAFSALMNVNVTPNLRVGYAYDYTTSNLGQFNSGTHEILLLFDLDLLGKGYDKSPRFF; encoded by the coding sequence ATGAAAAAAATAATATTTCTCCTAAGTTTTTTCTGTTGTTTCATTGACGTATCTGCGCAGCAAGATCCTGAATACACGCATTATATGTATAATATGAGCGTGGTAAATCCAGCTTATGCCTTAGGAACAGCAGCTATGTTGAACACGGGAGCTTTGTATAGAACACAATGGGTTGGAGCGGTTGGTTCTCCTAAGACCTTTACTTTTTTCGGACATACTGCCCTGAGTAATAAAATTGAGGTTGGTTTGTCATTAATTTCAGATGATATTGGTGATGGTGCCAAAAAGGAAAATAATTTCTATGCTGATTTTGCTTATATTCTTGAACTGGGCGGCAAAAATAAATTGTCATTTGGGATGAAAGCAGGATTTACTTCATTGCAGGCTAATTTTAACGGATTCCGTTTTGAAAGTGGTGACGTGACAACCGATTTGGCATTTTCTGAAAATATCAATACCACCAAACCTAATATTGGTGTGGGAGCTTACTATTTTGCCGATAAATATTATGTGGGTTTGTCGGTGCCGAACTTGATTAATTCCAAACATATCGAAGAAAAAGCAGGAATTAGCACTTACGGTTCCGAAGAAATTCACGCTTTTTTGACTGCCGGTTATGTTTTTCAAATCAATGATTCATTCAAGTTGAAACCTGCTTTTATGTCAAAATTTGTAAAAGGATCGCCCGTTTCGTTTGATGTTTCGGCTAATGTTTTGTACAACAACAAGTTCGAATTGGGAATTGCTTATCGATTGGATGATGCTTTTAGTGCTTTGATGAATGTAAATGTCACACCAAATTTGCGAGTGGGTTATGCATACGATTACACGACTTCCAATCTCGGCCAGTTCAATTCCGGAACGCACGAAATACTATTGCTTTTTGATTTGGATTTATTAGGAAAAGGATATGATAAATCACCAAGATTCTTCTAA